The Hydrogenispora ethanolica genome includes the window AGCAGAAGTATGAACGGACCAAACCGCACGTAAATATCGGAACGATTGGTCACGTTGATCATGGCAAAACGACAACGACGGCAGCGATCACGCTCGTGTTATCGAAAGCAGGGAAAGCGAGTTTTGTGAAGTTCGACGAGATCGACAAAGCGCCGGAGGAAAAGGAACGCGGAATCAC containing:
- a CDS encoding GTP-binding protein; translation: MAKQKYERTKPHVNIGTIGHVDHGKTTTTAAITLVLSKAGKASFVKFDEIDKAPEEKERGIT